CAGCCGTCCCCACCCACTCGACGCCTTCATCACGCATGGCCAGCGACGTACGCTCATAGGCGACATCGCAGAACCCCAATTCTCCTGCCACCCTAGTGGGGGCAAGCCCAAACAGACGGGAGGGAAACTCGAAAACGAACCTTTCGTCGTCGTGCGTGGCAATGAAGCCGCCATTGGCACCGCCAAAGTGCATGCCCAAACCCAGCGATTGAATGTCGCCGCACACGATGTCCGCGCCCCAGGAGGCTGGGGATTCCATGAAACCCAGGCTGAGCGGGTCCGTGGAACAAACCATTATTGACCCGTTGGCGTGTGCAGCCGCCGCAATCAGTGAAGCCTCCTGTTCGATCGCGCCAAAGATGTTGGGAGTTTCCAGGAAAACGGCGGCAGTGTCATGATCCAGCAGGGCCAGAACATCGTCGGCATGGACATGACCAGTTTCCGGGCGTACCGGTACATAGGTGACGTCCATGGCGCCAGCTAAGAAGGTGTCGATCTTGGCCCGTTTGCCACCGGCAATGGCCTCGGAGACAATGACGCGCGGACGCCCAGTGATGCGCCCCGCCATCCGAAGGGCAGTGGCGGCCGCCTGGTAGCCGTCATAGGTGGGGACGTTCACCACATCCATTTCCAACAGTTCCGCCATCAGCGATGTGTATTCATAGATGGCCTGCCATTTGCCATGGTCTTCATAGGGCTCGCCGGCATATGCGGTCAGGAATTCGGCACGTTGGTTGATTTCATCACAGACAGCCGGCACATGGTGGTTGTAGCAACCCGACCCCAAAAAGGAGAGCACATCCGTGGTTGGCGTGTTCCGTGACAGGAGGCGTTGCATATGGCGGTCCAGCTCGGCCTCGGCGCTCAACGCCGGGGGCAGGTCCAGGGGAGCAGTGAGGCGCAGCCCAGCGGGAATGCTGGCGAAAAGCTCCTCGATTGAGTGGACGCCAATCACCTCGAGCATGGCCTGTTTCGTTGCCGGTGCGGAGTTCGGAATATAGGGGTGAACGGGCGTTGAAAGTTGGTCCATGGATACCTCCTGGATAGTGTGCTGTGACGGACCGCCAATGGCAGGTTTCATTTGAATCTACGGAGGTATCTTGTCGATTCAGATATCCAGAACGGACAATTCTGCTGAATCCTTATACGTCATGTCTAAGCTGGCTCTTCGACGCACTGCCTAGAGTGGAACCCATGAAGCTGGATTTCCTGATTAAGAACGCAAATATCCTCACCATGAACCCGGCCCGGCCCTGGGCGCATTCCTTGGGCGTATGGAACGGGCGCATTGCCGGACTTGACGACGACGTCACGGCACTGCCAACACACCGAACCATTGATCTTGGCGGGTTGACGGTGACACCTGGATTCCAGGATGTGCACAACCACATGGCGGCATTTGGGCAACAGCTGCAGGAGATTGACGCCAGCGGGTTCACGTCGGCCGAGGAACTCTATGATGCCGTGGCCGCCAGCGCTGCGGAGAATCCCAACCGTGAATGGATCACCGGTTCCGGCTATGACCAGACACGCATTGGAGGACACCCCGAACGGCACAAGCTTGATGCTGCGTCGCAAGGACGAAAGGTCATGTTCATACACCGGACTTCTCACATGCTGGTGGCGAGTACGGCCGTCTTTGAGACCGTCGGTGCCATGCACCCCGACTATCCAGTGAGGGCTGGCGGTTTTCTTGAGCGGGATGCCGACGGCATACCCACCGGTCTCGTGGCGGAGCAGGCAATGGCGCCTTTTAGGGATCTTCGCAAACCTTTCAGTGAACTGGACTTGGTTACCGCACTGGGGCTAGCCAGTGAACAGTATGTGGCGGAGGGGTTGACATCAGTGGCGGAGGCCGGAATCGGGGCTTCCCCCATTGTGGGGTCCAGCCCCGTGGAGCTCGCAGCCTACCAGCGCGGCCACGAATCAGGCGCCATCCGCGTGCGAACACAGCTCATGGTGGCCATGGAGAATTTTCACCCCCTGGCCACGGCTCCTTCCGACGGGTACAGCCAAGGAATCGACCTGGGAATGCATACGGGGTTTGGTGGAGAACGGCTCAGCATTGGCCCGGTCAAAATATTCACCGACGGCGCTCTCATGAGCCGCACCGCATCCATGACCGAGAATTTCTGCGGACACAACCATGCCGGAGTCATGCAATTTGGTTTTGAGCAGTTGCGGGACCTTGCCGTGGCGGCACACACCGGAGGCTGGCAGCTGGCCGTGCACGCCATTGGCGACCACGCCGTTGACGTCGCGCTGGATGTTATTGCCGCAGCAACCGCCTCGAAGCGACGCCCGGATCCGCGCCACCGGATTGAACACGCATCAGTCGTGCGCGAAGATCAGTTGACCCGATTTGTTGAATTGGGTGTCATTCCTTCGCCGCAGGGACGGTTTGTCCATGAGCTTGGCGACGGTGTTGCCGAGGTCGTTGGAATCGAGCGGATGCCATGGACCTACAGGCACAAGTCGTTCCTGGACGCGGGGCTTGTGGTGCCGGGCGGTTCCGACCGTCCAGTGGTCAAGGGTGCTCCGTTGCCCGCCATGCAAGCAATGGTGGAACGGCTGACATCCTCAGGACGGGAGTTCTCCCGGCACGAGGGCGTCTCAGCCTTCGAGGCGTTGCGGAGTTATACGGTGCATTCGGCTTTTGCCTCCAGGGAAGAACATTTCAAGGGATCCTTGAAGTCCACTTATGTGGCCGACCTGGTGGTGCTGGATCAAGACCCCCTAGCAGTCCCCACGGAGGCGATCGGCCATATAAATGTGCTGGCAACGATCATTGGCGGTGCTGTCGAGTTTGACCCGCAAGGCATCATGGCCGGCTAGGCCCCTCGGCCTGGGCCATCTCGCGGAACTCAGATGCCAGCCACAATTCAAGAAGATCCGAGGCGTTGTTCAGGTCCCGGCCTGTGAGCTCGGAGATTTTTGCCAGACGGGCGCGCATCGTATGGCGGTGGACGCCAAGCTGAATCGCGGCGGATTCAACATTGCTGGCATTCTCCAGAAACGAGCGCAGGGCCAGAACCAGTTGCGACGTGCCTTGAAGATCCTTGTCGTCCAAGGGCTGCAGGACGGCGTCCGCGAAATTGGCCCGTTCTGCGGGGTCGCCAAGCATCAGCATCGCCCGGTAGCCGCTGCTGCCCTGCAACGCGATGAAAGGGACGTTGCGGCTTTTTGCAAGGTCTCGTGCACGGGCGGCCTGGCGCAGGCTCAAGGCCGAATTCTCTGGATTCACAACGGTGCCCATGCCGACAGGACCGGTGCCGGCTTTGGCGAGGATTTCAGTGAGGGCAGCGGCGACCTCTTCGGTGGGATCACAGAGGAGCATGATCAATTCGCCTGCCCTTCTCCGGGTCAGCACGTCAGAGCAGGCATCCTTGAGCCCAGACACGATGGCAGTGACCAGCGGGGCGCTGGTGCCTTCCGGCAAGGAAACGCACTGGACGGTGGTGCATTCCACCCCGGCTCGGGCAAGTCGGACTGTGGCCTCAATGGGGCTCAAGTTTCCGGCGGTCAGGGCGTCGACGGCGCGGCCCCGGGCCACCCGGTTCTGATAGTTTCCGGAATGGCGCAGTTCCAGGAGCACACACAAAAGTGATGTCACCATGCTAAGGATCGCCCGGTCGTAGGTGGACATTTGGCCGCGTTTGACGGCGATCATGACGCCCCGCAGCCGACCTTGTGTGCCAAGCGGCGAGACGACTGTCGCATCGACGGCATCGTCGGTGGTGATCGACCAGCGAAGGCCGTCAAACATGCGGTCCCGGATCTCATCTCGCCGCAGCTCAAATTCGTTCTGCGCCACGGCACCGCTGCTGGCCACGAGGCGAAGTGTCGGGTCGTAGACGGCGGAGATGAAGCTCGTGTTCGATGCGAACGCCCGCAGGACGGCGTCCACACCGTCTGGGGAAACCGCCGCTTCGGACAACTGGCGTTGGGCCAGGAGGGCTCGGCGTAACGGTTCCGTTTGTTCCTGGTTGAGCGCGTCACTGACACGGCGGACCACTGATTGCAACGCCGTGTCTTCTGGCACATGCACAAGCACAAGGCCGGACGCATCCGCCGCATCCACCAGCATGGCGGGAATAGTGTTGTGCGGGAGTGAGCCCCCGGTGCTCAGGCCCAAGGCGGCAACGCCTGTCGCGGCCAAGCGTGCGCAGTAGTCGAAGGTGTCGGTTGGGTCACGGAACAGGTCAAGCCCCGTGGTGAGTAACAGTTCTTGTCCAGCGAGCCATGGTGTGGGGTCGTGCAGCTCGCTGACATGGGCCCACTTGACCTCCGGGTCCGCACTCCGTGGTCCTGCAACACGGGTTAAGCCAAGCTCTGGGAAGACTAGGACGGTGGAAAGTCTCAACAAGGGCTCTCATGCTCCATTCGCGGTGTAAGAATCCGCATAGTTCCCTGCCTGGTGCAGCAGTCCGGGGTGTTGATTACAAGCCTGATCCTTCGATGTGCCAAGGGCGCTATCCGCACTGGATAGACAAGTCTCCAGAATGTACTTGGCGGATATTCGAGTGACCACCATCTCATGAAAGTCTCATGTGAGGCAAAGCACATCGGCGGACGGTCCGCACTTACAAAGGAGACACAGTTGAGCACCAACACCACTTCGCGTCGCGCACTAAACCGTGTCGCCGCATCAGCCTTCGCTGGCACGGCAATGGAATGGTATGACTATATTTTGTATGGCACGGCATCCGCCGTCGTTTTTGCTCATTTGTTCTTCCCTTCACATGATCTGGCTGTGGCGACCATGTTGTCATTTGCGACCTTTGCCGCGGGATTCGTGGCACGGCCATTGGGTGCCATCATCTTTGGCCATCTCGGCGACAAATTGGGGCGCCGAACCGCGGTCATCGGCTCGATCGTCTTGATGGGTATCTCCACAGGAGTAATCGGCCTGCTTCCGAACTATCCGGCCGTGGGCATCATTGCGCCGCTGGCGCTGCTGCTGCTTCGGTTGTTTCAGGGCATCTCCGCTGGCGGCGAATGGGGAGGAGCAATGGTGTTGGTTCTGGAGCATGCGCCGAAAAAGAAGCACGGTATCTACGCAGCGATTCCCCAGCTTGGCTCACCCGTAGCTACACTGCTCTCCACGGGTGCGCTGGCCATCGTGGCAACGCTTCCCAACGACGACTTCCTGACTTGGGGCTGGCGTATCCCCTTCCTGATGGCATTCCCCTTTCTTGGGGTGGCGTTGTACCTTCGCTTCCGTGTCGAGGAATCCCCAGTCTTCAAACAGATGCAGGCCGAGCATGTCGTCGTCAAGGTGCCCCTTGTTAGCGCCATCCGTCATACGGGCGGCCGCATGCTCCTTGGTGGCATGGCAGCGCTGCTGGGCGGTTCGGGCTTCTTCATCATGACCACATTCATGATCAGCTACGGCACCAACGTCTTGGGTTTTGAACGTCAAACAATGCTCAACGCCACGCTATTCGGGGCGGTGGCCCAGATCGTCGTCATCGTTGTTTCGGGGCGGATGGCAGATAAAATCGGTGCTTGGAAGGTCTGCGCCGGCGGGGCGCTAATCTCAGCTTTGGCCGCGTTCCCGGTATTTGCGCTGGTGGACACGGGTAACGCAGCACTTGCCACTCTGGGTGTCGTCCTCGGGATGGGGGCCTTGACCATCCCCTACGGTCCCATCGGTTCCCTGCTCTCAGGCATGTTTCCCGCCCAGTACCGGTACAGTGCCATGGCCGTCTCCTACAACGTTTTTGGCATCATTGGAGGTTTCCTGCCCATCATTTCCCAGGTCCTGCTGGTTCAGACAGGCAACGCGTCCTGGGGTGTTGCGCTCTTGCTTATGGGAGTGTCCCTCATCAGCATGGTCGGGGCCATAGGTGCAGGCTCGCGCGGCGTGGCGGCCAAGCGGGCCAAGGAGGACATCGCCGAGCAAGCTCGCGGAACGTCCGACTCCGACGACGACATGGTGCCAGCCTAGGCCGACACTGTATTGCCAGGCCGCACCGGGTCCGTCCCGGCCGAACGAACCAACAAGAAGGAAGAATTCGTGAAGACCACATCCGCACAGGTGGGCGAATCGCCCGTGACACAGATCAGTGCCGGCCACTTGATCGTCAAACAACTGGAATCACTCGGCGTGCCGCGCGTCTACTGCGTCCCAGGCGAAAGCTATCTGGACACACTGGACGGACTATACGATTCCAGCATTCGCACAGTAGTTTGCCGGCAGGAGGGCGGCGCCGGACTCATGGCGCTTACGGAGGGCCGGCTCACGGGGCTCCCAGGTGTTGCTATGGTGACACGCGGCCCGGGCGCCGCCAATGCGATGATCGCCGTTCATACGGCGTGGCAAGAC
This genomic interval from Arthrobacter sp. PAMC 25486 contains the following:
- the gcvPA gene encoding aminomethyl-transferring glycine dehydrogenase subunit GcvPA yields the protein MDQLSTPVHPYIPNSAPATKQAMLEVIGVHSIEELFASIPAGLRLTAPLDLPPALSAEAELDRHMQRLLSRNTPTTDVLSFLGSGCYNHHVPAVCDEINQRAEFLTAYAGEPYEDHGKWQAIYEYTSLMAELLEMDVVNVPTYDGYQAAATALRMAGRITGRPRVIVSEAIAGGKRAKIDTFLAGAMDVTYVPVRPETGHVHADDVLALLDHDTAAVFLETPNIFGAIEQEASLIAAAAHANGSIMVCSTDPLSLGFMESPASWGADIVCGDIQSLGLGMHFGGANGGFIATHDDERFVFEFPSRLFGLAPTRVAGELGFCDVAYERTSLAMRDEGVEWVGTAAALWGITAGAYLALMGPAGMGAIGDTIASRTRYAMRALACIDGLAVLHEDTAHWREFAIRYRSQNVAEVNSALLAQGIYGGAEIQAVLAPECADSIDSERTAIVCVTELTSTTDIDQLATALKGIVK
- a CDS encoding MFS transporter — translated: MSTNTTSRRALNRVAASAFAGTAMEWYDYILYGTASAVVFAHLFFPSHDLAVATMLSFATFAAGFVARPLGAIIFGHLGDKLGRRTAVIGSIVLMGISTGVIGLLPNYPAVGIIAPLALLLLRLFQGISAGGEWGGAMVLVLEHAPKKKHGIYAAIPQLGSPVATLLSTGALAIVATLPNDDFLTWGWRIPFLMAFPFLGVALYLRFRVEESPVFKQMQAEHVVVKVPLVSAIRHTGGRMLLGGMAALLGGSGFFIMTTFMISYGTNVLGFERQTMLNATLFGAVAQIVVIVVSGRMADKIGAWKVCAGGALISALAAFPVFALVDTGNAALATLGVVLGMGALTIPYGPIGSLLSGMFPAQYRYSAMAVSYNVFGIIGGFLPIISQVLLVQTGNASWGVALLLMGVSLISMVGAIGAGSRGVAAKRAKEDIAEQARGTSDSDDDMVPA
- a CDS encoding PucR family transcriptional regulator, with the translated sequence MLRLSTVLVFPELGLTRVAGPRSADPEVKWAHVSELHDPTPWLAGQELLLTTGLDLFRDPTDTFDYCARLAATGVAALGLSTGGSLPHNTIPAMLVDAADASGLVLVHVPEDTALQSVVRRVSDALNQEQTEPLRRALLAQRQLSEAAVSPDGVDAVLRAFASNTSFISAVYDPTLRLVASSGAVAQNEFELRRDEIRDRMFDGLRWSITTDDAVDATVVSPLGTQGRLRGVMIAVKRGQMSTYDRAILSMVTSLLCVLLELRHSGNYQNRVARGRAVDALTAGNLSPIEATVRLARAGVECTTVQCVSLPEGTSAPLVTAIVSGLKDACSDVLTRRRAGELIMLLCDPTEEVAAALTEILAKAGTGPVGMGTVVNPENSALSLRQAARARDLAKSRNVPFIALQGSSGYRAMLMLGDPAERANFADAVLQPLDDKDLQGTSQLVLALRSFLENASNVESAAIQLGVHRHTMRARLAKISELTGRDLNNASDLLELWLASEFREMAQAEGPSRP
- a CDS encoding amidohydrolase; amino-acid sequence: MKLDFLIKNANILTMNPARPWAHSLGVWNGRIAGLDDDVTALPTHRTIDLGGLTVTPGFQDVHNHMAAFGQQLQEIDASGFTSAEELYDAVAASAAENPNREWITGSGYDQTRIGGHPERHKLDAASQGRKVMFIHRTSHMLVASTAVFETVGAMHPDYPVRAGGFLERDADGIPTGLVAEQAMAPFRDLRKPFSELDLVTALGLASEQYVAEGLTSVAEAGIGASPIVGSSPVELAAYQRGHESGAIRVRTQLMVAMENFHPLATAPSDGYSQGIDLGMHTGFGGERLSIGPVKIFTDGALMSRTASMTENFCGHNHAGVMQFGFEQLRDLAVAAHTGGWQLAVHAIGDHAVDVALDVIAAATASKRRPDPRHRIEHASVVREDQLTRFVELGVIPSPQGRFVHELGDGVAEVVGIERMPWTYRHKSFLDAGLVVPGGSDRPVVKGAPLPAMQAMVERLTSSGREFSRHEGVSAFEALRSYTVHSAFASREEHFKGSLKSTYVADLVVLDQDPLAVPTEAIGHINVLATIIGGAVEFDPQGIMAG